The following are from one region of the Lacinutrix sp. Bg11-31 genome:
- a CDS encoding LysM peptidoglycan-binding domain-containing protein has translation MKKIIYILSLLVIFSCASANAQKYKTHRVKSGETIESISKKYEVSTADVIKLNPDLREKLRTNSILIIPNAGSVATTTTTPVKEKIVEKTFDRYIKHKTRRKETLFSISQKYNVEIEDIKKHNKFLYANNLRKGDKLQIPVFKKVIRYQTTQEVKDENTTYVVQPKEGKWRIAYKYGVTVQELEALNPNMSSMLQPGQTINVPNLETDKVKTVDAKYSYYKVLPKEGFYRLKVKLGLEQEDLERLNPELAATGLKEGMILKVPLDTSVDNTESASNQDDVVSNVLENVKLSNSVTDTSIKNIAVMLPFTLNKINTDSIFDTKSKIKNDRTLNITLDFYSGVLVAFDSLKKLGINLKVDVYDTQNRLSQVNSIIRSNSFSNTQAVIGPLHTNNFNAVASALERDNVPVISPVVKKVNIGRNVFQSRPNDDNLKNKIIDYFKSDSTAQIIVISDVKHKAISTMLKGKFANAKLVSSRLDKKTKKDAYFIIEQDLINVIKPGNNVVFLETNNAGFVSNVSSILNGLQIDGTKITLTTTDHQSKAFEDDEVSNYHLSNLHFTYPSISKMLNAETSNSFVKHYKREYNISPNAYAIRGFDLTMDVVLRLVTSQDLYQSVEDTPMTSYIENKFAYKKKLFGGYYNESVYIVQYNDLEIEEVKQ, from the coding sequence ATGAAGAAAATAATATACATCCTTAGCTTATTAGTAATATTTAGTTGTGCTTCTGCAAATGCGCAGAAATACAAAACACATCGTGTTAAATCTGGTGAAACAATAGAAAGTATTTCAAAAAAATATGAAGTTTCAACAGCAGATGTTATTAAGCTAAATCCAGATTTGCGAGAAAAACTAAGAACAAATTCAATTTTAATAATCCCAAATGCAGGATCTGTTGCGACAACAACAACAACTCCAGTAAAAGAGAAAATAGTAGAGAAAACTTTCGATCGTTATATTAAACATAAAACAAGAAGAAAGGAAACCTTGTTTAGTATTTCTCAAAAGTATAATGTAGAAATAGAGGATATAAAAAAGCATAACAAATTCTTGTATGCAAATAATCTTAGAAAAGGAGATAAGTTACAAATTCCAGTATTTAAAAAAGTAATTAGATACCAAACAACACAAGAAGTAAAAGACGAAAACACAACTTACGTTGTACAACCAAAAGAAGGTAAATGGCGTATTGCTTACAAGTATGGTGTTACTGTTCAAGAACTAGAAGCATTAAACCCAAACATGTCAAGCATGTTACAACCAGGTCAAACCATAAATGTTCCTAATCTAGAAACAGATAAAGTAAAAACAGTCGACGCAAAATATAGCTACTATAAAGTATTGCCAAAAGAAGGTTTTTATAGATTAAAAGTAAAACTAGGTCTTGAGCAAGAAGATTTAGAACGCTTAAATCCAGAATTAGCAGCTACAGGTTTAAAAGAAGGGATGATTTTAAAGGTACCTTTAGATACTTCGGTAGATAATACAGAAAGTGCTAGTAATCAAGATGATGTTGTTAGTAATGTTTTAGAGAATGTTAAACTATCTAATAGTGTAACAGATACTAGTATTAAAAACATAGCAGTAATGCTGCCTTTTACACTTAATAAAATTAATACGGATTCTATTTTCGATACCAAATCGAAAATTAAAAACGATAGAACTTTAAACATCACTTTAGACTTTTATTCAGGTGTTTTAGTCGCTTTCGATTCTCTTAAGAAATTAGGAATAAACCTAAAAGTAGATGTTTACGATACGCAAAACAGATTAAGTCAAGTTAATTCTATTATTAGAAGTAATAGCTTCTCTAACACGCAAGCAGTTATTGGACCATTACATACTAATAATTTTAATGCTGTAGCAAGTGCTTTAGAGCGTGATAACGTTCCGGTAATTTCACCTGTAGTTAAAAAAGTGAATATTGGACGTAACGTGTTTCAGTCTAGACCAAACGACGACAACTTAAAAAACAAAATAATAGATTATTTTAAATCGGACTCTACAGCGCAGATTATTGTAATTTCAGATGTAAAACATAAAGCAATAAGCACAATGCTTAAAGGTAAATTTGCTAATGCAAAATTGGTGAGCTCTCGTTTGGATAAGAAAACCAAAAAAGATGCATATTTTATTATAGAGCAAGATTTAATAAATGTTATTAAGCCTGGAAATAATGTTGTGTTTTTAGAAACCAATAATGCAGGATTTGTATCTAACGTTTCTAGTATTCTTAATGGTTTACAAATTGATGGGACTAAAATAACTTTAACAACAACAGATCATCAAAGTAAGGCTTTCGAAGATGATGAAGTTTCAAACTACCATTTGTCTAATCTTCATTTTACTTATCCTTCAATTTCAAAAATGCTTAATGCAGAAACCAGCAATTCGTTTGTAAAGCATTATAAACGTGAGTATAACATTTCGCCAAATGCGTACGCTATTCGTGGTTTCGATTTAACAATGGATGTGGTTTTACGTTTGGTAACGTCTCAAGATTTATATCAATCTGTAGAGGATACACCAATGACGTCTTACATCGAGAATAAGTTCGCCTACAAAAAGAAATTGTTTGGAGGTTATTATAACGAAAGTGTCTACATCGTGCAGTATAACGATTTAGAGATTGAAGAAGTAAAGCAATAA
- a CDS encoding HEPN domain-containing protein, producing the protein MKKANYLGLSYQFWTLTKESINEMKKQGNKKLIMSLYDQNQTDEEFYEFYYQKTKWNDFNIGVPILFNFYHGLELCMKGLLQEIGKLPTKKTHGLTGYYNIIQKNETEFIPEILISLGKVLNKDNTFSDFFESNNSNVDNYYQLLRYPESYKGNDFYFYGEIRGKEKVGLKNFESINDSCVEIEKAIIKWLKKI; encoded by the coding sequence ATGAAAAAAGCAAATTATCTAGGATTGTCATATCAATTTTGGACTTTAACGAAAGAGTCTATTAATGAAATGAAGAAACAAGGCAATAAAAAGTTAATCATGTCTTTGTATGACCAAAATCAAACAGATGAAGAATTTTATGAATTTTATTACCAAAAAACTAAATGGAATGATTTTAATATCGGTGTTCCAATACTCTTTAATTTCTATCATGGATTAGAACTATGTATGAAAGGACTATTACAAGAAATTGGAAAATTACCCACAAAAAAAACACATGGCTTAACTGGTTATTATAACATAATTCAAAAAAATGAGACAGAATTCATCCCAGAAATACTTATCTCTTTAGGAAAGGTTTTAAATAAGGACAATACTTTTTCTGATTTTTTTGAAAGTAATAATAGTAATGTAGATAATTATTATCAACTTTTAAGATATCCTGAATCATATAAAGGAAATGATTTTTATTTTTATGGAGAAATTAGAGGAAAAGAAAAAGTTGGTTTAAAAAACTTTGAATCAATTAACGATAGTTGCGTTGAAATAGAAAAAGCTATTATAAAATGGTTAAAAAAAATATAA
- a CDS encoding CTP synthase produces the protein MATTTKYIFVTGGVTSSLGKGIIAASLAKLLQAQGYRIAIQKLDPYINIDPGTLNPYEHGECYVTDDGAETDLDLGHYERFLNVPTSQANNVTTGRIYQSVIQKERRGEFLGKTVQVIPHITDEIKRRIQILGRSGDYDIVITEIGGTVGDIESLPYVESVRQLKWELGENNALAIHLTLIPYLAAAGELKTKPTQHSVKTLMEGGVQADILVCRTEHELSQDIRHKLARFCNVTPDSVIQSIDASTIYDVPNLMLEEGLNTVVLRKLGLESNTPDLTDWNAFLGRHKNPKSEVTIGLIGKYVELQDCYKSILESFIHAGAENEVKVNVESIHSEYLNGDNVKAMLSHLDGVLVAPGFGERGVEGKIDAVKYVREHNIPFLGICLGMQMAVIEFSRNVLGLKNANSTEMDENTANPVINLMEDQKNITDKGGTMRLGAWDCKLIKDSIVGEVYNAETIKERHRHRYEFNSDYKAQIEAKGMIATGLNPDTNLVEIVEIPSHPWFVGVQYHPEYKSTVSNPHPLFVAFVAAALKHNKSK, from the coding sequence ATGGCAACAACAACAAAATACATATTTGTAACAGGAGGAGTTACTTCTTCACTTGGAAAAGGTATCATCGCAGCATCTTTAGCGAAGCTTCTTCAAGCACAAGGTTACAGAATAGCAATTCAAAAATTAGATCCTTATATTAATATAGATCCAGGAACTTTAAATCCGTACGAGCATGGTGAATGCTACGTTACAGACGATGGAGCAGAAACAGATTTAGATTTGGGTCATTACGAACGTTTTTTAAATGTACCTACAAGTCAGGCAAATAATGTTACTACAGGTCGTATCTATCAAAGCGTTATTCAAAAAGAACGTCGTGGTGAGTTTTTAGGTAAAACAGTTCAAGTCATTCCTCATATTACAGACGAAATAAAACGAAGAATTCAAATTCTTGGACGCTCTGGAGATTACGATATCGTAATTACAGAAATAGGAGGAACTGTTGGAGATATCGAATCTTTACCTTACGTAGAAAGTGTAAGACAATTAAAATGGGAACTAGGTGAAAACAATGCATTAGCAATTCACTTAACGTTAATTCCTTATTTAGCAGCAGCAGGAGAATTAAAAACAAAGCCAACACAACATAGTGTAAAAACACTAATGGAAGGTGGTGTGCAAGCAGATATTTTAGTGTGTAGAACAGAGCATGAACTATCTCAAGATATTAGACATAAATTAGCACGTTTTTGTAATGTAACACCAGATTCTGTAATCCAATCTATAGATGCATCAACTATTTACGATGTGCCTAATTTAATGTTAGAAGAAGGTTTAAATACTGTGGTGCTAAGAAAATTAGGATTAGAAAGTAATACACCAGATTTAACAGATTGGAACGCTTTTTTAGGACGTCATAAAAACCCGAAGTCTGAGGTTACTATTGGATTAATTGGTAAATACGTAGAGCTACAAGATTGTTATAAATCTATATTAGAATCTTTCATTCATGCAGGAGCAGAAAACGAAGTGAAAGTAAATGTAGAATCTATACATTCTGAATATCTAAATGGAGACAATGTAAAAGCAATGTTATCTCATTTAGATGGTGTTTTAGTAGCGCCAGGATTTGGAGAACGTGGAGTAGAAGGTAAAATAGATGCTGTAAAATATGTTCGAGAACACAATATTCCATTTTTAGGTATTTGTTTAGGTATGCAAATGGCAGTTATCGAATTCTCACGTAATGTACTAGGATTAAAAAATGCCAACTCTACAGAGATGGACGAGAATACAGCCAATCCTGTTATTAATTTAATGGAAGATCAAAAAAATATTACAGATAAAGGTGGTACCATGCGTTTAGGTGCTTGGGATTGTAAGCTAATTAAAGACAGTATAGTTGGTGAAGTTTATAATGCTGAAACAATAAAAGAACGTCACAGACACCGTTACGAGTTTAATAGTGATTACAAAGCACAAATTGAAGCAAAAGGAATGATTGCAACAGGATTGAATCCTGATACAAACCTTGTAGAGATAGTAGAGATACCAAGCCATCCTTGGTTTGTTGGTGTGCAATACCATCCAGAATATAAGAGTACAGTGTCTAATCCACACCCACTTTTTGTTGCTTTTGTAGCAGCAGCTTTAAAGCATAATAAAAGCAAATAA
- a CDS encoding DUF3820 family protein, translating into MELQPDKTFLIKLAHTKMPFGKYEGRYLIDLPEYYVVWYHNKGFPKGKLGEMLETVYMLKLNGLEGLIKNIQKNFDRI; encoded by the coding sequence ATGGAACTGCAACCAGATAAAACCTTTCTAATTAAGTTAGCACACACTAAAATGCCTTTTGGTAAATACGAAGGCAGATACTTAATAGATTTGCCAGAATATTATGTGGTTTGGTACCATAACAAAGGTTTTCCAAAAGGAAAATTGGGCGAAATGCTGGAAACTGTTTATATGTTGAAGCTAAATGGGTTGGAAGGACTGATTAAGAATATTCAAAAGAATTTCGATAGGATTTAG
- the yidC gene encoding membrane protein insertase YidC produces MEEKKLDVKSIIGFVLIFGILLFMMWQNQPTPEEAAADKAKQEQIEADNKIKENSVAQEDTRVTTPEDFSNIIPRDSLQQVALNNKLGPFAYAASLPSQDATVDNGVLELTFSKRGGHLSEVKLSKFVDFDSIPIYLVKDNNASFNINLGTSDSRIFNTKDLPFQSKVTKDGENTLVSMKLKVSETKFLEYLYVIKPNDYMIDFTIKSQGLSNVINGSQEVKLDWTQTSKRHDQSVSYENRYTRLTYQHDGGNIDKLSQAGEDEETVEDVDWLSFRQHFFSSILVANNKPLKSVALTSKDLVEDEEIDTLFTKKYGAKTVLALSGNELNENYGLFYGPTESKVLSSYDKNLEESIPLGWGLFGWINAYLFIPLFSFLSSYLPYGIAIIVMTVLIKLAMSFVQYKQYLSQMKMKILKPELEAIKEKHKDNKMKAQQETMALQNKAGASPLAGCLPALIQMPVFYALFMFFPTAFALRQKKFLWADDLSSFDSIYQFPDGFSIPLYGDHISLFPILAGVAIFFYMKLTTGQQQMAAPQQEGMPDMAKMMKYMIYFAPVMMIVFFNSYASGLSLYYFISNLISIGILLVIKNYILDEDKILAKIQVQKAKPKKESKFQKKMKDMMDQAEQQKRNKK; encoded by the coding sequence ATGGAAGAAAAAAAATTAGACGTAAAATCGATAATAGGTTTCGTACTTATATTTGGAATTTTATTATTTATGATGTGGCAAAACCAGCCTACACCAGAAGAAGCTGCTGCAGATAAAGCTAAGCAAGAGCAAATTGAAGCAGATAATAAAATAAAAGAAAATAGTGTTGCTCAGGAAGATACAAGAGTAACAACACCAGAAGATTTTTCTAACATAATACCTAGAGATTCTTTACAGCAAGTAGCGCTTAATAATAAATTAGGACCATTTGCTTATGCTGCAAGTTTGCCTTCTCAAGATGCAACAGTAGATAATGGTGTGCTTGAATTAACATTCTCTAAAAGAGGTGGTCATTTATCAGAAGTAAAACTTAGTAAGTTTGTAGATTTCGATTCTATTCCTATTTATTTAGTAAAAGATAATAATGCAAGTTTCAATATTAATTTAGGAACTTCAGATAGTCGTATTTTTAATACTAAAGATTTACCATTCCAATCTAAAGTAACTAAAGACGGAGAAAACACTTTAGTTTCTATGAAGCTTAAAGTATCTGAAACTAAGTTTTTAGAATATTTATATGTAATCAAACCAAACGATTACATGATAGATTTTACTATTAAATCTCAAGGTTTAAGTAATGTAATTAATGGTTCTCAGGAAGTAAAGCTTGATTGGACTCAAACAAGTAAACGTCACGATCAAAGTGTAAGTTACGAAAACCGTTACACGCGTTTAACATACCAGCACGATGGTGGAAATATAGATAAATTATCGCAAGCAGGAGAAGATGAAGAAACTGTAGAAGATGTAGATTGGTTATCCTTTAGACAACACTTCTTTAGCTCTATTTTAGTTGCTAACAATAAGCCTTTAAAATCGGTAGCACTAACATCTAAAGATTTAGTAGAAGACGAAGAAATTGATACATTATTTACTAAAAAGTATGGTGCTAAAACTGTTTTAGCTTTAAGCGGAAATGAGCTTAATGAAAACTACGGATTGTTTTATGGTCCTACTGAAAGTAAAGTTTTAAGTAGTTACGATAAAAACTTAGAAGAGAGTATTCCGCTTGGTTGGGGACTTTTTGGTTGGATAAATGCATACTTATTTATCCCTTTATTTAGTTTCTTAAGTTCTTACTTGCCTTACGGTATTGCTATTATTGTAATGACTGTGTTAATTAAATTAGCCATGTCTTTTGTACAATACAAGCAGTATTTGTCGCAAATGAAAATGAAGATTTTAAAGCCGGAATTAGAGGCTATTAAAGAGAAGCATAAGGATAATAAAATGAAAGCGCAGCAAGAGACAATGGCACTGCAAAATAAAGCAGGTGCAAGTCCGTTGGCTGGATGTTTGCCAGCATTAATACAAATGCCAGTATTTTATGCTTTATTTATGTTCTTCCCAACAGCTTTTGCATTAAGACAGAAAAAGTTTCTTTGGGCAGACGATTTAAGTTCTTTCGATTCAATTTACCAATTTCCTGATGGTTTTAGTATTCCTCTTTACGGAGATCATATTAGTTTATTCCCAATTTTAGCAGGTGTTGCAATTTTCTTCTATATGAAGTTAACAACAGGACAACAACAAATGGCTGCACCACAGCAAGAAGGTATGCCTGACATGGCTAAGATGATGAAGTATATGATTTACTTTGCACCAGTTATGATGATTGTATTCTTTAACTCTTATGCTTCTGGTTTAAGTTTATACTATTTTATCTCTAACTTAATTAGTATTGGTATTTTATTAGTAATCAAGAATTATATTTTAGATGAAGATAAGATTCTAGCAAAAATTCAAGTACAAAAAGCGAAGCCTAAGAAGGAAAGTAAATTTCAGAAAAAAATGAAAGATATGATGGATCAGGCAGAGCAACAAAAGCGTAATAAAAAATAA